From Stigmatopora nigra isolate UIUO_SnigA chromosome 17, RoL_Snig_1.1, whole genome shotgun sequence, a single genomic window includes:
- the dab2ipb gene encoding DAB2 interacting protein b isoform X7, whose translation MYELTMEPEVDDQHESPPEKSGHRRSMPGSPPDKTAPTMDVTSASNAAATPFRVTGFLSRRLKGSIKRTKSQPKLDRNSSFRHILPGFRNLDNDRSHLMPRLKESRSHESLLSPSSAVEALDISMEDEVIIKPVHSSILGQDYCFEVTTSSGSKCFSCRSSAERDKWMENLRRAVQPNKDNSRRVENVLRLWLIEAKDLPAKKKYFCELCLDEALYARTTCKLKTDNVFWGEHFEFNNLPAVRSITAHLYKDTDKKKKKDKNNYVGLVSIPVAAVSGRQFVEKWYPVSTPNPTKGKTSGPMIRIKARYQSMNILPMELYKEFAEYTTNNYMLLCSVLEPGISVKNKEEMACALVHILQSTGKAKDFLTDLMMSEVDRCGENEHLIFRENTLATKAIEEYLKLVGQKYLQDALGEFIKALYESDENCEVDPSKCSSGDLPEHQSNLKMCCELAFCKIINSYCVFPRELKEVFASWRQECSNRGRPDISERLISASLFLRFLCPAIMSPSLFNLMQEYPDDRTARTLTLIAKVTQNLANFTKFGNKEEYMSFMNQFLEHEWTNMQRFLLEISNPETISNTAGFEGYIDLGRELSTLHSLLSEVVSQMDQSGNSKLGPLPRILREVSVALSNPAGLHVQSAGSPEQSGLSPLEAGCSISSGLQKMVIDNDLTGLVDFTRLPSPTPENKDLFFVTRTSGIQPSPARSSSYSETNEPDSGMANGSKSLSMVDLQDARSLEGGFGGGGPSPGTSDNLVDAPVSVGGWSARTPQSNIPGGGTMWKPPQTPTTPNTDAPPGRPAQLLAPLSFQNPVYQMATCLPVSPRGLTDSGSECHSSVSSHSNNEDGPPVGKHPFLNHGGGSSGDEYARRSGEFNRRQLSLSEAQHQPSVPRQNSAGPQRRIDQPPPPQSVTRGRTPPNLLNSAAYPRPGSGGGMMTASPDWPMSGARLRQQSSSSKGDSPETKQRAQHKQAPSPVNPSALDRTAAWLMNMNVQYLDHEAMEHDSLRHREDLTQVQKYQQEIALLQEKLRASVQKLEEYEARLKGQDEQAQKVLMEYQARLEESEERLRRQQDDKDLQMKGIISRLMSVEEELKKDHSDMQAVVDSKQKIIDAQEKRIASLDAANARLMSALTQLKERYSTQSRNGISPTNPSKLQITENGEFRNSSNC comes from the exons AGTCGCCTCCTGAAAAGTCAGGGCACCGACGCAGCATGCCGGGCAGCCCACCGGACAAAACAGCGCCAACTATGGACGTCACGTCCGCCAGCAACGCTGCAGCCACGCCTTTTCGAGTAACC ggCTTCCTAAGTCGACGTCTCAAGGGTTCCATCAAGCGTACCAAAAGTCAACCCAAGCTGGATCGCAACTCCAGTTTCCGACACATCCTGCCTGGTTTCAGGAACCTGGACAATGACAG ATCTCATCTGATGCCCAGGCTCAAGGAGTCTCGCTCCCATGAGTCACTGCTCAGCCCCAGCAGCGCTGTGGAAGCCCTGGACATAAGTATGGAGGACGAGGTTATCATCAAACCCGTGCATAGCAGCATCCTCGGTCAGGATTACTGCTTTGAG GTGACGACGTCCTCGGGGAGCAAGTGCTTTTCTTGCCGCTCGTCAGCCGAGAGAGACAAATGGATGGAGAACTTGAGGAGAGCCGTTCAGCCAAACAAG GACAACAGCAGGCGGGTTGAGAACGTGCTACGACTATGGCTCATCGAAGCCAAGGACCTCCCCGCCAAGAAGAAGTACTTCTGCGAACTATGCCTGGACGAGGCGCTTTACGCCCGCACAACCTGCAAACTCAAGACTGACAATGTCTTCTGGGGTGAACATTTTGAGTTCAACAACCTCCCGGCGGTGCGTAGCATCACGGCGCACCTCTACAAGGACAcggacaagaagaagaaaaaggacaagAACAACTATGTGGGATTGGTTAGCATCCCCGTGGCGGCCGTGAGTGGGCGGCAATTTGTGGAGAAGTGGTACCCGGTCAGCACGCCCAATCCGACTAAGGGGAAAACGTCAGGACCAATGATTCGTATTAAGGCGCGATACCAGAGTATGAACATTCTTCCCATGGAGCTGTACAAGGAGTTTGCTGAGTATACTACCAATAACTATATGCTGCTTTGCTCCGTGCTCGAACCCGGAATCAGCGTCAAGAATAAAGAAGAGATGGCGTGTGCGCTGGTGCATATTCTGCAGAGTACCGGCAAGGCCAAA GATTTCCTGACAGACCTCATGATGTCAGAAGTAGACCGCTGTGGAGAAAACGAGCACCTGATCTTCCGGGAAAACACATTGGCGACCAAAGCGATCGAGGAGTACCTCAAACTTGTGGGCCAGAAGTACCTTCAGGATGCTCTTG gcgaGTTCATCAAGGCACTTTACGAGTCTGACGAAAACTGCGAGGTGGACCCGTCCAAGTGCTCTTCGGGGGACCTCCCAGAGCATCAGAGCAACCTAAAAATGTGCTGCGAGCTGGCTTTCTGCAAGATCATCAACTCCTACTG TGTCTTCCCGCGAGAGCTCAAAGAGGTTTTTGCCTCGTGGCGACAGGAATGCAGCAACCGCGGACGGCCGGACATCAGCGAACGGCTCATCAGCGCCTCGCTCTTCCTACGCTTTCTTTGCCCGGCCATCATGTCGCCATCGCTTTTCAACCTGATGCAGGAGTACCCGGATGACCGCACGGCGCGGACTCTTACACTCATTGCTAAGGTCACGCAAAATCTGGCCAATTTTACAAA GTTTGGGAACAAGGAGGAGTACATGTCATTTATGAACCAGTTCCTGGAGCATGAGTGGACCAACATGCAGCGCTTCCTACTGGAGATCTCCAACCCGGAGACCATCTCCAACACGGCGGGCTTCGAGGGCTACATCGACCTAGGACGGGAACTTTCTACGCTACATTCCCTTCTCTCAGAGGTCGTTTCCCAGATGGACCAG AGTGGCAACTCCAAATTAGGACCGTTGCCACGCATCTTGCGAGAAGTCAGCGTGGCACTGAGCAACCCAGCTGGCCTTCACGTACAGTCCGCGGGGTCGCCGGAGCAGAGCGGCTTGTCCCCTTTGGAGGCCGGCTGCAGCATTTCTTCGGGCCTGCAGAAAATGGTCATCGATAATGACCTTACGGG ATTGGTGGACTTCACCCGTCTCCCCTCCCCAACCCCTGAAAACAAGGACCTATTTTTTGTGACGAGAACCTCGGGCATCCAACCTTCCCCCGCACGCAGCTCTAGTTACTCCGAGACAAACGAGCCCGATTCGGGCATGGCTAATGGCAGTAAGAGTCTGTCCATGGTGGACCTGCAAGACGCTCGCAGTTTGGAAGGCGGCTTTGGAGGTGGTGGCCCCAGTCCCGGAACTTCAGACAACCTGGTCGATGCCCCGGTTTCCGTGGGAGGCTGGTCGGCCAGGACGCCACAATCCAACATCCCTGGAGGTGGCACCATGTGGAAACCCCCTCAGACCCCGACCACCCCGAACACGGATGCCCCGCCGGGGCGCCCCGCTCAGTTACTCGCCCCGCTATCCTTCCAGAACCCAGTCTACCAG ATGGCCACCTGCCTCCCGGTATCCCCGCGGGGTCTAACCGACTCGGGGTCCGAGTGCCACAGCTCGGTCAGCTCCCACAGCAACAACGAGGACGGCCCGCCCGTCGGAAAGCACCCCTTCCTGAACCACGGCGGCGGAAGCAGCGGGGACGAGTACGCCCGCCGCTCGGGCGAGTTCAACCGTCGACAACTCTCACTCTCCGAGGCGCAGCACCAGCCGTCCGTCCCCCGGCAGAACAGCGCCGGCCCCCAACGCCGGATCGACCAGCCGCCCCCGCCGCAGAGCGTAACTCGAGGCCGGACGCCCCCCAACTTGCTCAACAGCGCCGCCTACCCCCGTCCCGGCTCGGGTGGCGGTATGATGACGGCGTCCCCGGATTGGCCAATGAGCGGCGCCCGTTTGCGGCAACAGTCGTCCTCGTCCAAGGGGGACAGCCCAGAGACGAAGCAGAGGGCGCAGCACAAACAG GCCCCCTCCCCCGTGAACCCCAGTGCGCTGGACCGCACGGCAGCTTGGCTTATGAATATGAATGTGCAGTATTTAGACCATGAGGCCATGGAGCACGACTCACTGAGGCACAGAGAGGATCTGACGCAGGTGCAGAAG TACCAGCAGGAGATTGCACTGCTGCAGGAGAAACTACGAGCCTCGGTGCAGAAACTCGAGGAGTACGAGGCTCGTCTCAAGGGCCAAGACGAGCAGGCTCAGAAGGTCCTGATGGAGTACCAAGCTCGTCTGGAGGAGTCGGAAGAGCGTCTGCGCCGGCAGCAGGACGACAAGGATCTCCAGATGAAGGGCATCATCAGCAG ATTGATGTCGGTGGAGGAGGAGTTGAAGAAAGATCACTCGGACATGCAGGCGGTGGTGGATTCCAAGCAGAAGATCATTGACGCACAG GAGAAGCGCATAGCGTCCTTGGACGCCGCCAACGCTCGCCTGATGAGCGCCCTAACGCAGCTAAAGGAACGCTATAGCACGCAATCACGCAACGGTATCTCGCCTACCAATCCATCCAAGCTGCAGATCACCGAAAACGGAGAGTTCCGAAACAGCAGCAACTGCTAA
- the dab2ipb gene encoding DAB2 interacting protein b isoform X6, with translation MYELTMEPEVDDQHESPPEKSGHRRSMPGSPPDKTAPTMDVTSASNAAATPFRVTVSTGFLSRRLKGSIKRTKSQPKLDRNSSFRHILPGFRNLDNDRSHLMPRLKESRSHESLLSPSSAVEALDISMEDEVIIKPVHSSILGQDYCFEVTTSSGSKCFSCRSSAERDKWMENLRRAVQPNKDNSRRVENVLRLWLIEAKDLPAKKKYFCELCLDEALYARTTCKLKTDNVFWGEHFEFNNLPAVRSITAHLYKDTDKKKKKDKNNYVGLVSIPVAAVSGRQFVEKWYPVSTPNPTKGKTSGPMIRIKARYQSMNILPMELYKEFAEYTTNNYMLLCSVLEPGISVKNKEEMACALVHILQSTGKAKDFLTDLMMSEVDRCGENEHLIFRENTLATKAIEEYLKLVGQKYLQDALGEFIKALYESDENCEVDPSKCSSGDLPEHQSNLKMCCELAFCKIINSYCVFPRELKEVFASWRQECSNRGRPDISERLISASLFLRFLCPAIMSPSLFNLMQEYPDDRTARTLTLIAKVTQNLANFTKFGNKEEYMSFMNQFLEHEWTNMQRFLLEISNPETISNTAGFEGYIDLGRELSTLHSLLSEVVSQMDQSGNSKLGPLPRILREVSVALSNPAGLHVQSAGSPEQSGLSPLEAGCSISSGLQKMVIDNDLTGLVDFTRLPSPTPENKDLFFVTRTSGIQPSPARSSSYSETNEPDSGMANGSKSLSMVDLQDARSLEGGFGGGGPSPGTSDNLVDAPVSVGGWSARTPQSNIPGGGTMWKPPQTPTTPNTDAPPGRPAQLLAPLSFQNPVYQMATCLPVSPRGLTDSGSECHSSVSSHSNNEDGPPVGKHPFLNHGGGSSGDEYARRSGEFNRRQLSLSEAQHQPSVPRQNSAGPQRRIDQPPPPQSVTRGRTPPNLLNSAAYPRPGSGGGMMTASPDWPMSGARLRQQSSSSKGDSPETKQRAQHKQAPSPVNPSALDRTAAWLMNMNVQYLDHEAMEHDSLRHREDLTQVQKYQQEIALLQEKLRASVQKLEEYEARLKGQDEQAQKVLMEYQARLEESEERLRRQQDDKDLQMKGIISRLMSVEEELKKDHSDMQAVVDSKQKIIDAQEKRIASLDAANARLMSALTQLKERYSTQSRNGISPTNPSKLQITENGEFRNSSNC, from the exons AGTCGCCTCCTGAAAAGTCAGGGCACCGACGCAGCATGCCGGGCAGCCCACCGGACAAAACAGCGCCAACTATGGACGTCACGTCCGCCAGCAACGCTGCAGCCACGCCTTTTCGAGTAACCGTGAGTACT ggCTTCCTAAGTCGACGTCTCAAGGGTTCCATCAAGCGTACCAAAAGTCAACCCAAGCTGGATCGCAACTCCAGTTTCCGACACATCCTGCCTGGTTTCAGGAACCTGGACAATGACAG ATCTCATCTGATGCCCAGGCTCAAGGAGTCTCGCTCCCATGAGTCACTGCTCAGCCCCAGCAGCGCTGTGGAAGCCCTGGACATAAGTATGGAGGACGAGGTTATCATCAAACCCGTGCATAGCAGCATCCTCGGTCAGGATTACTGCTTTGAG GTGACGACGTCCTCGGGGAGCAAGTGCTTTTCTTGCCGCTCGTCAGCCGAGAGAGACAAATGGATGGAGAACTTGAGGAGAGCCGTTCAGCCAAACAAG GACAACAGCAGGCGGGTTGAGAACGTGCTACGACTATGGCTCATCGAAGCCAAGGACCTCCCCGCCAAGAAGAAGTACTTCTGCGAACTATGCCTGGACGAGGCGCTTTACGCCCGCACAACCTGCAAACTCAAGACTGACAATGTCTTCTGGGGTGAACATTTTGAGTTCAACAACCTCCCGGCGGTGCGTAGCATCACGGCGCACCTCTACAAGGACAcggacaagaagaagaaaaaggacaagAACAACTATGTGGGATTGGTTAGCATCCCCGTGGCGGCCGTGAGTGGGCGGCAATTTGTGGAGAAGTGGTACCCGGTCAGCACGCCCAATCCGACTAAGGGGAAAACGTCAGGACCAATGATTCGTATTAAGGCGCGATACCAGAGTATGAACATTCTTCCCATGGAGCTGTACAAGGAGTTTGCTGAGTATACTACCAATAACTATATGCTGCTTTGCTCCGTGCTCGAACCCGGAATCAGCGTCAAGAATAAAGAAGAGATGGCGTGTGCGCTGGTGCATATTCTGCAGAGTACCGGCAAGGCCAAA GATTTCCTGACAGACCTCATGATGTCAGAAGTAGACCGCTGTGGAGAAAACGAGCACCTGATCTTCCGGGAAAACACATTGGCGACCAAAGCGATCGAGGAGTACCTCAAACTTGTGGGCCAGAAGTACCTTCAGGATGCTCTTG gcgaGTTCATCAAGGCACTTTACGAGTCTGACGAAAACTGCGAGGTGGACCCGTCCAAGTGCTCTTCGGGGGACCTCCCAGAGCATCAGAGCAACCTAAAAATGTGCTGCGAGCTGGCTTTCTGCAAGATCATCAACTCCTACTG TGTCTTCCCGCGAGAGCTCAAAGAGGTTTTTGCCTCGTGGCGACAGGAATGCAGCAACCGCGGACGGCCGGACATCAGCGAACGGCTCATCAGCGCCTCGCTCTTCCTACGCTTTCTTTGCCCGGCCATCATGTCGCCATCGCTTTTCAACCTGATGCAGGAGTACCCGGATGACCGCACGGCGCGGACTCTTACACTCATTGCTAAGGTCACGCAAAATCTGGCCAATTTTACAAA GTTTGGGAACAAGGAGGAGTACATGTCATTTATGAACCAGTTCCTGGAGCATGAGTGGACCAACATGCAGCGCTTCCTACTGGAGATCTCCAACCCGGAGACCATCTCCAACACGGCGGGCTTCGAGGGCTACATCGACCTAGGACGGGAACTTTCTACGCTACATTCCCTTCTCTCAGAGGTCGTTTCCCAGATGGACCAG AGTGGCAACTCCAAATTAGGACCGTTGCCACGCATCTTGCGAGAAGTCAGCGTGGCACTGAGCAACCCAGCTGGCCTTCACGTACAGTCCGCGGGGTCGCCGGAGCAGAGCGGCTTGTCCCCTTTGGAGGCCGGCTGCAGCATTTCTTCGGGCCTGCAGAAAATGGTCATCGATAATGACCTTACGGG ATTGGTGGACTTCACCCGTCTCCCCTCCCCAACCCCTGAAAACAAGGACCTATTTTTTGTGACGAGAACCTCGGGCATCCAACCTTCCCCCGCACGCAGCTCTAGTTACTCCGAGACAAACGAGCCCGATTCGGGCATGGCTAATGGCAGTAAGAGTCTGTCCATGGTGGACCTGCAAGACGCTCGCAGTTTGGAAGGCGGCTTTGGAGGTGGTGGCCCCAGTCCCGGAACTTCAGACAACCTGGTCGATGCCCCGGTTTCCGTGGGAGGCTGGTCGGCCAGGACGCCACAATCCAACATCCCTGGAGGTGGCACCATGTGGAAACCCCCTCAGACCCCGACCACCCCGAACACGGATGCCCCGCCGGGGCGCCCCGCTCAGTTACTCGCCCCGCTATCCTTCCAGAACCCAGTCTACCAG ATGGCCACCTGCCTCCCGGTATCCCCGCGGGGTCTAACCGACTCGGGGTCCGAGTGCCACAGCTCGGTCAGCTCCCACAGCAACAACGAGGACGGCCCGCCCGTCGGAAAGCACCCCTTCCTGAACCACGGCGGCGGAAGCAGCGGGGACGAGTACGCCCGCCGCTCGGGCGAGTTCAACCGTCGACAACTCTCACTCTCCGAGGCGCAGCACCAGCCGTCCGTCCCCCGGCAGAACAGCGCCGGCCCCCAACGCCGGATCGACCAGCCGCCCCCGCCGCAGAGCGTAACTCGAGGCCGGACGCCCCCCAACTTGCTCAACAGCGCCGCCTACCCCCGTCCCGGCTCGGGTGGCGGTATGATGACGGCGTCCCCGGATTGGCCAATGAGCGGCGCCCGTTTGCGGCAACAGTCGTCCTCGTCCAAGGGGGACAGCCCAGAGACGAAGCAGAGGGCGCAGCACAAACAG GCCCCCTCCCCCGTGAACCCCAGTGCGCTGGACCGCACGGCAGCTTGGCTTATGAATATGAATGTGCAGTATTTAGACCATGAGGCCATGGAGCACGACTCACTGAGGCACAGAGAGGATCTGACGCAGGTGCAGAAG TACCAGCAGGAGATTGCACTGCTGCAGGAGAAACTACGAGCCTCGGTGCAGAAACTCGAGGAGTACGAGGCTCGTCTCAAGGGCCAAGACGAGCAGGCTCAGAAGGTCCTGATGGAGTACCAAGCTCGTCTGGAGGAGTCGGAAGAGCGTCTGCGCCGGCAGCAGGACGACAAGGATCTCCAGATGAAGGGCATCATCAGCAG ATTGATGTCGGTGGAGGAGGAGTTGAAGAAAGATCACTCGGACATGCAGGCGGTGGTGGATTCCAAGCAGAAGATCATTGACGCACAG GAGAAGCGCATAGCGTCCTTGGACGCCGCCAACGCTCGCCTGATGAGCGCCCTAACGCAGCTAAAGGAACGCTATAGCACGCAATCACGCAACGGTATCTCGCCTACCAATCCATCCAAGCTGCAGATCACCGAAAACGGAGAGTTCCGAAACAGCAGCAACTGCTAA
- the dab2ipb gene encoding DAB2 interacting protein b isoform X11: MPRLKESRSHESLLSPSSAVEALDISMEDEVIIKPVHSSILGQDYCFEVTTSSGSKCFSCRSSAERDKWMENLRRAVQPNKDNSRRVENVLRLWLIEAKDLPAKKKYFCELCLDEALYARTTCKLKTDNVFWGEHFEFNNLPAVRSITAHLYKDTDKKKKKDKNNYVGLVSIPVAAVSGRQFVEKWYPVSTPNPTKGKTSGPMIRIKARYQSMNILPMELYKEFAEYTTNNYMLLCSVLEPGISVKNKEEMACALVHILQSTGKAKDFLTDLMMSEVDRCGENEHLIFRENTLATKAIEEYLKLVGQKYLQDALGEFIKALYESDENCEVDPSKCSSGDLPEHQSNLKMCCELAFCKIINSYCVFPRELKEVFASWRQECSNRGRPDISERLISASLFLRFLCPAIMSPSLFNLMQEYPDDRTARTLTLIAKVTQNLANFTKFGNKEEYMSFMNQFLEHEWTNMQRFLLEISNPETISNTAGFEGYIDLGRELSTLHSLLSEVVSQMDQSGNSKLGPLPRILREVSVALSNPAGLHVQSAGSPEQSGLSPLEAGCSISSGLQKMVIDNDLTGLVDFTRLPSPTPENKDLFFVTRTSGIQPSPARSSSYSETNEPDSGMANGSKSLSMVDLQDARSLEGGFGGGGPSPGTSDNLVDAPVSVGGWSARTPQSNIPGGGTMWKPPQTPTTPNTDAPPGRPAQLLAPLSFQNPVYQMATCLPVSPRGLTDSGSECHSSVSSHSNNEDGPPVGKHPFLNHGGGSSGDEYARRSGEFNRRQLSLSEAQHQPSVPRQNSAGPQRRIDQPPPPQSVTRGRTPPNLLNSAAYPRPGSGGGMMTASPDWPMSGARLRQQSSSSKGDSPETKQRAQHKQAPSPVNPSALDRTAAWLMNMNVQYLDHEAMEHDSLRHREDLTQVQKYQQEIALLQEKLRASVQKLEEYEARLKGQDEQAQKVLMEYQARLEESEERLRRQQDDKDLQMKGIISRLMSVEEELKKDHSDMQAVVDSKQKIIDAQEKRIASLDAANARLMSALTQLKERYSTQSRNGISPTNPSKLQITENGEFRNSSNC; the protein is encoded by the exons ATGCCCAGGCTCAAGGAGTCTCGCTCCCATGAGTCACTGCTCAGCCCCAGCAGCGCTGTGGAAGCCCTGGACATAAGTATGGAGGACGAGGTTATCATCAAACCCGTGCATAGCAGCATCCTCGGTCAGGATTACTGCTTTGAG GTGACGACGTCCTCGGGGAGCAAGTGCTTTTCTTGCCGCTCGTCAGCCGAGAGAGACAAATGGATGGAGAACTTGAGGAGAGCCGTTCAGCCAAACAAG GACAACAGCAGGCGGGTTGAGAACGTGCTACGACTATGGCTCATCGAAGCCAAGGACCTCCCCGCCAAGAAGAAGTACTTCTGCGAACTATGCCTGGACGAGGCGCTTTACGCCCGCACAACCTGCAAACTCAAGACTGACAATGTCTTCTGGGGTGAACATTTTGAGTTCAACAACCTCCCGGCGGTGCGTAGCATCACGGCGCACCTCTACAAGGACAcggacaagaagaagaaaaaggacaagAACAACTATGTGGGATTGGTTAGCATCCCCGTGGCGGCCGTGAGTGGGCGGCAATTTGTGGAGAAGTGGTACCCGGTCAGCACGCCCAATCCGACTAAGGGGAAAACGTCAGGACCAATGATTCGTATTAAGGCGCGATACCAGAGTATGAACATTCTTCCCATGGAGCTGTACAAGGAGTTTGCTGAGTATACTACCAATAACTATATGCTGCTTTGCTCCGTGCTCGAACCCGGAATCAGCGTCAAGAATAAAGAAGAGATGGCGTGTGCGCTGGTGCATATTCTGCAGAGTACCGGCAAGGCCAAA GATTTCCTGACAGACCTCATGATGTCAGAAGTAGACCGCTGTGGAGAAAACGAGCACCTGATCTTCCGGGAAAACACATTGGCGACCAAAGCGATCGAGGAGTACCTCAAACTTGTGGGCCAGAAGTACCTTCAGGATGCTCTTG gcgaGTTCATCAAGGCACTTTACGAGTCTGACGAAAACTGCGAGGTGGACCCGTCCAAGTGCTCTTCGGGGGACCTCCCAGAGCATCAGAGCAACCTAAAAATGTGCTGCGAGCTGGCTTTCTGCAAGATCATCAACTCCTACTG TGTCTTCCCGCGAGAGCTCAAAGAGGTTTTTGCCTCGTGGCGACAGGAATGCAGCAACCGCGGACGGCCGGACATCAGCGAACGGCTCATCAGCGCCTCGCTCTTCCTACGCTTTCTTTGCCCGGCCATCATGTCGCCATCGCTTTTCAACCTGATGCAGGAGTACCCGGATGACCGCACGGCGCGGACTCTTACACTCATTGCTAAGGTCACGCAAAATCTGGCCAATTTTACAAA GTTTGGGAACAAGGAGGAGTACATGTCATTTATGAACCAGTTCCTGGAGCATGAGTGGACCAACATGCAGCGCTTCCTACTGGAGATCTCCAACCCGGAGACCATCTCCAACACGGCGGGCTTCGAGGGCTACATCGACCTAGGACGGGAACTTTCTACGCTACATTCCCTTCTCTCAGAGGTCGTTTCCCAGATGGACCAG AGTGGCAACTCCAAATTAGGACCGTTGCCACGCATCTTGCGAGAAGTCAGCGTGGCACTGAGCAACCCAGCTGGCCTTCACGTACAGTCCGCGGGGTCGCCGGAGCAGAGCGGCTTGTCCCCTTTGGAGGCCGGCTGCAGCATTTCTTCGGGCCTGCAGAAAATGGTCATCGATAATGACCTTACGGG ATTGGTGGACTTCACCCGTCTCCCCTCCCCAACCCCTGAAAACAAGGACCTATTTTTTGTGACGAGAACCTCGGGCATCCAACCTTCCCCCGCACGCAGCTCTAGTTACTCCGAGACAAACGAGCCCGATTCGGGCATGGCTAATGGCAGTAAGAGTCTGTCCATGGTGGACCTGCAAGACGCTCGCAGTTTGGAAGGCGGCTTTGGAGGTGGTGGCCCCAGTCCCGGAACTTCAGACAACCTGGTCGATGCCCCGGTTTCCGTGGGAGGCTGGTCGGCCAGGACGCCACAATCCAACATCCCTGGAGGTGGCACCATGTGGAAACCCCCTCAGACCCCGACCACCCCGAACACGGATGCCCCGCCGGGGCGCCCCGCTCAGTTACTCGCCCCGCTATCCTTCCAGAACCCAGTCTACCAG ATGGCCACCTGCCTCCCGGTATCCCCGCGGGGTCTAACCGACTCGGGGTCCGAGTGCCACAGCTCGGTCAGCTCCCACAGCAACAACGAGGACGGCCCGCCCGTCGGAAAGCACCCCTTCCTGAACCACGGCGGCGGAAGCAGCGGGGACGAGTACGCCCGCCGCTCGGGCGAGTTCAACCGTCGACAACTCTCACTCTCCGAGGCGCAGCACCAGCCGTCCGTCCCCCGGCAGAACAGCGCCGGCCCCCAACGCCGGATCGACCAGCCGCCCCCGCCGCAGAGCGTAACTCGAGGCCGGACGCCCCCCAACTTGCTCAACAGCGCCGCCTACCCCCGTCCCGGCTCGGGTGGCGGTATGATGACGGCGTCCCCGGATTGGCCAATGAGCGGCGCCCGTTTGCGGCAACAGTCGTCCTCGTCCAAGGGGGACAGCCCAGAGACGAAGCAGAGGGCGCAGCACAAACAG GCCCCCTCCCCCGTGAACCCCAGTGCGCTGGACCGCACGGCAGCTTGGCTTATGAATATGAATGTGCAGTATTTAGACCATGAGGCCATGGAGCACGACTCACTGAGGCACAGAGAGGATCTGACGCAGGTGCAGAAG TACCAGCAGGAGATTGCACTGCTGCAGGAGAAACTACGAGCCTCGGTGCAGAAACTCGAGGAGTACGAGGCTCGTCTCAAGGGCCAAGACGAGCAGGCTCAGAAGGTCCTGATGGAGTACCAAGCTCGTCTGGAGGAGTCGGAAGAGCGTCTGCGCCGGCAGCAGGACGACAAGGATCTCCAGATGAAGGGCATCATCAGCAG ATTGATGTCGGTGGAGGAGGAGTTGAAGAAAGATCACTCGGACATGCAGGCGGTGGTGGATTCCAAGCAGAAGATCATTGACGCACAG GAGAAGCGCATAGCGTCCTTGGACGCCGCCAACGCTCGCCTGATGAGCGCCCTAACGCAGCTAAAGGAACGCTATAGCACGCAATCACGCAACGGTATCTCGCCTACCAATCCATCCAAGCTGCAGATCACCGAAAACGGAGAGTTCCGAAACAGCAGCAACTGCTAA